In one Solanum dulcamara chromosome 1, daSolDulc1.2, whole genome shotgun sequence genomic region, the following are encoded:
- the LOC129880387 gene encoding uncharacterized protein LOC129880387 isoform X2, whose translation MALAFTPLSWWLWSGKHQEPKILTGTSVNSSPDSSLLELDTLKLTLDRRRNIASSSRKVKRKWESREERKIDREYDIVLVPSDGGCVSGTESDDSDWSVGWLEPHGPGFRSDDDIDDSFAVLVPCYGRGRTNLEDNAQDKFMQTIGNFRDIHASALNQHPE comes from the exons ATGGCTTTGGCCTTTACCCCTTTGTCTTGGTGGCTTTGGAGTGGAAAGCATCAAGAACCTAAAATCTTGACAGGGACTTCTGTAAATTCATCACCTGATTCGAGTTTGTTGGAATTGGATACTTTGAAGTTAACTCTTGATAGGAGAAGGAATATAGCCTCCTCATCTAGAAAGGTTAAGCGAAAATGGGAGAGCCGAGAGGAGCGGAAGATTGATAGGGAGTATGATATTGTTCTTGTGCCATCAGATGGCGGATGTGTTTCAGGGACTGAGTCTGATGATTCGGACTGGTCCGTTGGATGGTTGGAGCCTCATGGGCCTGGATTCCGGAGTGATGATGATATAGATGATAGTTTTGCTGTACTAGTTCCTTGCTATGGACGTGGGCGTACAAATTTGGAAGATAATGCACAAGACAAGTTTATGCAGACCATTGGAAACTTCAGGGATATACATGCTTCTG CACTGAATCAACATCCAGAATGA
- the LOC129880387 gene encoding uncharacterized protein LOC129880387 isoform X1 codes for MALAFTPLSWWLWSGKHQEPKILTGTSVNSSPDSSLLELDTLKLTLDRRRNIASSSRKVKRKWESREERKIDREYDIVLVPSDGGCVSGTESDDSDWSVGWLEPHGPGFRSDDDIDDSFAVLVPCYGRGRTNLEDNAQDKFMQTIGNFRDIHASGNKKFMEQWLSSLRYS; via the exons ATGGCTTTGGCCTTTACCCCTTTGTCTTGGTGGCTTTGGAGTGGAAAGCATCAAGAACCTAAAATCTTGACAGGGACTTCTGTAAATTCATCACCTGATTCGAGTTTGTTGGAATTGGATACTTTGAAGTTAACTCTTGATAGGAGAAGGAATATAGCCTCCTCATCTAGAAAGGTTAAGCGAAAATGGGAGAGCCGAGAGGAGCGGAAGATTGATAGGGAGTATGATATTGTTCTTGTGCCATCAGATGGCGGATGTGTTTCAGGGACTGAGTCTGATGATTCGGACTGGTCCGTTGGATGGTTGGAGCCTCATGGGCCTGGATTCCGGAGTGATGATGATATAGATGATAGTTTTGCTGTACTAGTTCCTTGCTATGGACGTGGGCGTACAAATTTGGAAGATAATGCACAAGACAAGTTTATGCAGACCATTGGAAACTTCAGGGATATACATGCTTCTG GGAATAAGAAGTTTATGGAACAGTGGCTCTCATCTTTGCGGTATAGCTGA